The Alteromonas stellipolaris genome includes a region encoding these proteins:
- a CDS encoding sensor domain-containing diguanylate cyclase — translation MSDLRSGSIDYCNKDALEFLGSSREDMAGSNVSSIISRASLIFFESYVRPSLLDTGRFSELQMTLVTAQQERLPVLANVTLHGEQLYWSMHSAKSRDKLYQELIEVRDSLELKTDELTLLSRLDPLTNLLNRRAASADIRKLLDQVNRKFVPVSFLLIDIDFFKDINDKHGHDVGDEVIVLLSKTLKSATRKTDVVARWGGEEFLIVLYNSTQDNARLYCKYLHERIAELRYSRADRITVSIGVTQIPMSQHDTVLQVETLIKEADDALYQAKDDGRNRTIFHTDKHAKI, via the coding sequence GTGTCTGATTTACGATCCGGAAGCATCGATTACTGCAATAAAGATGCACTGGAATTTCTCGGCTCTTCACGAGAAGATATGGCGGGAAGTAACGTTTCCAGTATTATTTCGCGGGCGAGTTTAATTTTTTTTGAAAGCTATGTGAGACCGTCATTACTCGATACGGGTAGATTTTCGGAACTTCAAATGACGTTGGTTACTGCGCAGCAAGAACGGTTACCTGTACTGGCAAATGTTACACTGCATGGCGAACAACTCTACTGGTCTATGCATTCAGCTAAAAGCCGTGACAAACTTTATCAAGAGCTAATAGAAGTAAGAGACAGTTTGGAATTAAAAACCGACGAGCTAACACTACTTTCCCGTCTCGACCCGCTTACAAACTTACTCAATCGTCGTGCTGCCTCGGCGGATATTCGTAAACTACTCGATCAGGTAAATCGAAAATTCGTTCCTGTGTCCTTCTTACTCATTGATATAGATTTCTTTAAAGACATTAATGATAAGCACGGTCATGATGTGGGCGATGAGGTTATTGTATTACTCTCTAAAACATTAAAATCTGCCACACGAAAAACTGACGTTGTTGCCCGCTGGGGCGGCGAAGAATTTCTGATAGTGTTATATAACTCAACTCAGGACAATGCCCGACTCTATTGTAAGTACTTGCATGAAAGGATTGCAGAATTACGTTACTCGCGAGCAGATAGAATTACGGTAAGTATTGGCGTGACGCAAATACCCATGTCTCAACATGACACTGTCTTGCAAGTTGAAACGTTAATTAAAGAAGCCGATGACGCGCTTTACCAGGCAAAAGACGACGGCCGAAATCGCACTATCTTCCACACAGACAAACACGCCAAAATCTAG
- a CDS encoding 2OG-Fe(II) oxygenase — translation MERFSLDLPSPLYVFDENYFSNIVSDLQEKGFSIRPLGVPEFIIDALVACQDTLSKQAYRRAGIGRAQQFQHHEKVRSDEICWIDGTSSKGQLWLEWCEALRLYINRHLFMGLFSFESHFACYAPGNFYKRHLDAFKGQSNRMLSVVTYLNDDWQATEGGELVLYASEQDDIGVRVLPERGTIAIFLSEIFPHEVLTAKRERHSVAGWFRLNTSINENIDPPK, via the coding sequence ATGGAACGTTTCTCGTTAGATTTACCTTCACCCCTTTATGTTTTTGATGAAAATTATTTCAGTAATATTGTCAGCGATTTACAAGAAAAGGGCTTTAGTATTAGGCCGTTAGGCGTGCCAGAGTTTATTATAGATGCATTGGTCGCCTGCCAAGATACATTGTCCAAGCAAGCATATCGGCGCGCGGGGATTGGTCGGGCTCAACAATTTCAACACCACGAAAAAGTAAGAAGCGATGAGATATGTTGGATAGACGGCACCTCTTCAAAAGGGCAGTTGTGGTTAGAATGGTGTGAAGCGTTAAGGCTCTATATTAATCGCCATTTATTCATGGGGTTATTTTCGTTCGAGAGCCACTTTGCCTGTTACGCCCCCGGTAATTTTTACAAACGTCATCTCGATGCTTTCAAAGGTCAAAGTAATAGAATGCTATCGGTGGTGACCTATTTAAATGATGATTGGCAAGCTACAGAGGGTGGCGAGTTAGTATTATATGCTAGTGAACAAGATGACATTGGCGTGAGAGTGTTACCTGAAAGAGGCACTATCGCCATTTTTCTTAGTGAGATATTTCCGCACGAGGTACTCACCGCAAAACGTGAGCGGCATTCAGTTGCAGGGTGGTTTAGGTTAAATACCAGTATTAATGAAAATATTGATCCACCAAAGTAA
- a CDS encoding ExeM/NucH family extracellular endonuclease, whose protein sequence is MKTSLSLITAGILTAFSANASDLVISGVVDASLTGGLPKAVELYVVNDIADLSVYGLGSANNGGGTDGVEFTFPADSASAGSYIYVASEIDGFTEFFGYAPDYDTTAMGINGDDAVELFENEAVVDTFGDINVDGNGTAWEYLDGWAYRKDGSVANGGTFSSDNWTYSGVDALDDTATNAAATTPFPEGTFSTEGGGDDEVPPEEPVIELGVCTDAATLISTIQGSGDASEEVGNGHIVEAIVTGMGAGGYFLQEETADSDGDDATSEGIFVSGSTTIAVGNVARIYGEVVENYGMTTLNQDSDVTALDCGASDDVLMTTIDMPFDYSLEPFEGMLASVVDATVTSTNDLWRYGEIQVSDGVKRQPSDVAAPLSDAYVEAVAASEASLLKIEDNSSSTYPDAINYFPTFSYANAIRIGDTVSASGPLNYSFGAFRINPTDVITVTSTREATPVVTEGNLSIATFNVLNYFNGEVDANGDVTFDFDANRGAEDETEFALQEARIVEAIVGLNADVVGLMEIENDGFGDDSAIVSLVAAVNAELADTEQYSFISTADSTAIGTDAITVGLLYRATIVTPEGDAQVVDMPIQQIDEDSVAQMRPSLIQSFAHIESGKTFAVAVNHFKSKGSQCGEDIAEEVSETDTIQGSCNALRVSAAITLGEALSDDSLPERILVLGDLNSYSAEDPVAVLTDYTAETQGYTVMTAANTGMDDGASVEVTANYGYVNLAEEFDAEGYSYWFYGTEQVGSLDHVLASEAMLADAVDGAHWSINSPEVYQFQYDQALSYYPDEDGYAFTDVGPFRSSDHDPFIATFNLEAELPDEADPIEDDNDSGGSMGFILALMAGVLTFRRRAAK, encoded by the coding sequence GTGAAAACTTCATTGTCACTCATAACAGCAGGTATTCTTACTGCATTTTCGGCCAATGCCAGCGACTTAGTTATCAGCGGTGTTGTTGATGCGTCACTTACCGGTGGCCTTCCTAAAGCTGTTGAGCTTTACGTTGTAAATGATATTGCCGACTTATCAGTATACGGGCTTGGCTCAGCCAACAATGGCGGCGGTACTGATGGCGTAGAATTTACTTTCCCAGCAGATAGCGCCTCAGCGGGTAGCTATATTTATGTAGCATCTGAAATTGATGGTTTTACTGAATTTTTCGGTTATGCACCAGACTACGATACTACGGCCATGGGTATTAATGGCGATGATGCGGTAGAGCTTTTCGAAAACGAAGCCGTAGTCGATACTTTCGGTGATATTAATGTTGATGGTAATGGCACAGCATGGGAATACCTAGACGGCTGGGCTTACCGAAAAGATGGTTCAGTCGCCAATGGCGGTACTTTCTCGTCTGACAACTGGACTTACAGTGGCGTTGACGCATTAGATGACACAGCGACCAATGCTGCCGCAACAACTCCCTTCCCTGAAGGTACTTTTAGTACTGAAGGCGGCGGTGATGATGAAGTTCCACCAGAAGAGCCAGTGATCGAGCTAGGCGTTTGTACTGATGCAGCAACGCTTATTAGCACCATTCAAGGTAGTGGCGACGCGTCAGAAGAAGTAGGTAACGGTCATATCGTTGAAGCCATTGTGACTGGCATGGGTGCGGGCGGTTACTTCCTACAAGAAGAAACGGCTGATAGCGATGGTGATGATGCCACTTCTGAAGGTATTTTCGTTAGCGGTAGTACTACCATTGCGGTAGGCAACGTTGCTCGCATATACGGTGAAGTGGTTGAAAATTACGGCATGACTACGCTAAACCAAGACAGTGATGTTACTGCACTTGATTGTGGTGCAAGCGATGACGTTCTGATGACGACTATCGATATGCCTTTCGATTATTCTCTTGAACCATTTGAAGGCATGTTAGCTTCTGTTGTTGACGCTACGGTAACTAGCACAAACGATTTATGGCGTTACGGCGAAATTCAAGTAAGTGACGGTGTCAAACGCCAGCCTAGCGACGTTGCAGCACCTCTTTCAGACGCATACGTTGAAGCAGTTGCAGCTTCAGAAGCCAGCTTACTTAAAATTGAAGATAACAGCAGTTCTACTTACCCGGACGCTATTAATTACTTCCCTACTTTTAGCTACGCAAATGCTATTCGCATTGGTGATACTGTATCTGCAAGCGGCCCGCTAAACTATAGCTTCGGTGCGTTTAGAATTAATCCTACCGATGTGATTACAGTAACCTCTACTCGTGAAGCGACCCCAGTGGTAACTGAAGGCAATTTATCAATTGCTACCTTCAACGTTCTGAACTACTTCAATGGCGAAGTAGATGCAAACGGCGATGTAACCTTCGATTTCGATGCAAACCGTGGCGCTGAAGACGAAACTGAATTCGCTTTACAAGAAGCACGTATCGTTGAAGCCATTGTAGGCTTAAACGCTGACGTGGTTGGCTTAATGGAAATTGAAAACGACGGTTTTGGCGATGACAGCGCTATCGTTAGCCTAGTCGCTGCTGTTAATGCAGAACTTGCCGATACCGAACAGTACTCATTCATCAGCACTGCTGATAGCACAGCAATTGGTACTGATGCAATTACTGTTGGTTTGTTATACCGCGCAACTATTGTAACGCCTGAAGGTGATGCACAAGTGGTAGACATGCCAATTCAGCAAATTGATGAAGATAGCGTGGCACAAATGCGCCCTTCTTTAATTCAATCTTTTGCCCATATTGAAAGTGGAAAGACATTTGCAGTTGCTGTTAACCACTTTAAATCGAAAGGTTCACAGTGTGGTGAAGATATTGCTGAAGAAGTAAGCGAAACTGATACTATTCAGGGTAGCTGTAACGCGCTTCGTGTTTCTGCTGCTATTACCCTTGGTGAAGCACTAAGCGATGATAGCTTACCTGAGCGTATTCTAGTATTAGGTGATTTAAACTCATACAGCGCAGAAGATCCTGTTGCTGTTCTTACCGACTACACAGCAGAAACTCAAGGCTACACGGTAATGACTGCAGCTAACACAGGTATGGACGACGGTGCCTCTGTAGAAGTAACGGCCAACTATGGTTACGTTAACCTTGCAGAAGAGTTTGATGCTGAAGGTTACTCTTACTGGTTCTACGGTACAGAGCAAGTAGGTAGCTTAGATCATGTACTCGCGAGTGAAGCCATGCTTGCTGATGCGGTAGACGGTGCGCATTGGAGCATTAACTCTCCTGAAGTTTACCAATTCCAGTACGACCAAGCGCTTTCTTACTACCCTGATGAAGACGGCTATGCATTTACTGATGTAGGTCCATTCCGCAGCTCAGATCACGACCCGTTCATTGCAACCTTCAACTTAGAAGCAGAATTGCCTGATGAAGCTGATCCTATTGAAGATGACAACGATTCAGGCGGCTCTATGGGTTTCATCTTAGCATTAATGGCTGGTGTTCTAACCTTTCGCCGCCGTGCAGCTAAGTAA
- a CDS encoding response regulator: MLEKIPAPTSKEDLRVLVIDNQGLVHDVVASALHAIGIKHVVSAFNAFHAIRLCEEKRFDFVLLAFNVSHDKDGFHLFEELKHLNHISDTTTVIFLSAETSPELVNCIVELQPDDFWVKPLTPSSIESRLNYLLQIRYKLHKMLHCMKVGDYSTAMYYAERQLKDMSLSDYHPRIRRLIGECLLQLRDYETSENYYRELLQTMDHAWVHIGLARSLLRQDELEEAQLLVEDLLLRPDTRFLTYDLLAQYFIEKEQFELAYEQMKQASKLAPRNIERNKRLWDLARLNHDKVGQLSAVQNMAKFAKNSIHDSPELSLNVIRSTIDLATSLGAGEGDRYIQRAQNDLEEISQQKGVQTQLGDQIDVIKARMLCLRNQKKSAEEIMNASSVHTTGQSMEDNLDKMKAFHELGMREQCISILEKLKTQIEGDTFSSQVVDEYLKQESIERTEIQFTTKELKNMATVHYKENRLQPAYNNLRQALTISPKDKQIALSLMKVLLQLHSTQPLNDEQLEVVTLAARMLTNEKLSSSQAEKRDQYIDKLGLEVEAPQDKEALGVLGHPTP, from the coding sequence ATGTTGGAAAAAATTCCTGCCCCCACCTCAAAAGAGGATTTGCGCGTTCTGGTTATCGACAACCAGGGTTTAGTGCACGATGTAGTAGCCTCTGCTTTGCATGCTATTGGTATCAAACATGTTGTGAGTGCATTTAATGCCTTTCACGCTATTCGTTTGTGTGAAGAAAAGCGTTTTGATTTCGTGCTGCTTGCATTCAATGTGAGTCACGATAAAGACGGCTTTCATTTATTCGAAGAGCTAAAGCACTTAAATCATATCAGTGACACCACTACGGTTATCTTTCTAAGTGCCGAAACATCACCAGAATTGGTTAATTGTATCGTTGAGTTGCAGCCTGACGATTTCTGGGTGAAACCGTTGACGCCAAGCAGTATCGAGTCTCGTTTAAATTACTTACTCCAGATACGCTATAAGCTTCATAAAATGCTGCATTGTATGAAGGTTGGCGACTATTCTACTGCGATGTACTATGCAGAGCGCCAATTAAAAGACATGTCATTATCCGACTATCACCCCAGAATTAGGCGCCTAATTGGCGAATGTTTGCTGCAACTGCGTGACTATGAAACGTCTGAAAATTACTACCGAGAACTACTGCAAACCATGGATCATGCGTGGGTGCATATTGGCTTAGCCCGTTCGTTATTGCGTCAGGATGAGCTAGAAGAAGCTCAACTCTTGGTTGAAGACTTATTACTACGCCCAGACACTCGATTTTTAACCTACGACTTGCTAGCACAGTACTTTATTGAAAAAGAGCAGTTCGAGTTGGCTTACGAACAAATGAAACAAGCGAGTAAGTTAGCGCCTCGTAATATTGAACGTAATAAGCGATTGTGGGATTTGGCCAGGCTCAACCACGACAAAGTAGGTCAGTTGTCTGCGGTTCAAAATATGGCGAAGTTTGCCAAAAATTCTATTCATGATTCACCTGAGCTTTCTTTAAATGTAATTCGTTCTACCATCGATTTAGCCACTAGCCTTGGCGCTGGGGAAGGTGATAGATACATACAACGTGCGCAAAATGACTTGGAAGAGATCAGTCAGCAAAAAGGGGTTCAAACCCAACTTGGCGACCAAATTGATGTTATTAAAGCGCGTATGTTGTGCCTTCGAAATCAAAAGAAGTCGGCTGAGGAAATCATGAACGCCAGTTCAGTGCATACCACTGGGCAATCGATGGAAGATAACCTAGACAAAATGAAAGCTTTTCATGAGCTAGGCATGCGTGAGCAGTGCATCAGTATTTTAGAAAAGCTTAAAACGCAAATTGAGGGTGATACCTTTTCTTCGCAAGTCGTCGATGAATATCTCAAGCAAGAGTCTATTGAACGCACAGAGATACAGTTCACGACTAAAGAATTGAAGAACATGGCTACGGTGCACTATAAAGAGAACCGGTTGCAGCCTGCTTACAATAACTTGCGACAAGCACTTACTATTTCGCCTAAAGACAAACAAATTGCATTGAGTTTAATGAAGGTGTTGCTTCAACTGCACAGTACTCAGCCATTAAATGATGAGCAGTTGGAAGTGGTCACACTGGCAGCACGTATGTTAACCAACGAAAAGTTATCATCTTCACAAGCGGAAAAGCGCGATCAGTATATTGATAAGTTGGGGCTTGAGGTAGAAGCACCACAGGACAAAGAAGCCTTAGGCGTTCTTGGTCACCCTACACCTTAA
- the rpsO gene encoding 30S ribosomal protein S15, producing MSLTKDETATIIADYGVKEGDTGSPEVQVALLTHNINKLQGHFADHKKDHHSRRGLLRMVSQRRKLLDYLKGKNAERYLDLIKRLGLRR from the coding sequence ATGTCACTAACTAAAGACGAAACTGCAACAATCATTGCTGATTATGGCGTAAAAGAAGGTGATACTGGTTCACCTGAAGTTCAAGTTGCGTTGTTAACTCACAACATCAACAAGCTTCAAGGCCATTTTGCTGATCATAAGAAAGACCACCACTCACGTCGCGGTCTTCTACGTATGGTTAGCCAGCGTCGTAAGCTTCTAGACTACCTTAAAGGCAAGAACGCTGAGCGTTATCTTGACCTAATTAAGCGTCTTGGCCTACGTCGATAA
- a CDS encoding bifunctional GNAT family N-acetyltransferase/carbon-nitrogen hydrolase family protein, whose translation MSQDQTVIEETEHHLALRNLRLDDYNDVKALMDNVYANVGGAWPYNNFKAQVTTFPEGQICIEDKGKVVAFAISVIVDYDQFGDKHSYDEITGDAYLTTHDPNGDVLYGVEVIVCPDYRGLRLGRRLYEARKELCRNLNLKSIMAGGRIPTYKNYAKELSPYEYIEQVKSKDIYDPILTFQLSNGFEVKQVLSAYLPEDEASKGYATLLQWHNIYYEPNNPSLITGRKSSARIGCIQWQMRYFNNVEELLQQVEYFVDALSDYSCDVALFPEFFNAPLMGLSPSDTSIDAIWHLATYTDEILTSISHLAVSYNITIIAGSMPVVEEDELYNVSYICKRDGTIESQYKLHLTPHEKKDWIMKGGNSLKVFDTDFGKIGVLICYDVEFPELARLLSEQEMQILFVPFWTDTKNGYLRVRRCAQARAIENECYVAIAGSVGNLPKVDNVDIQYGQTAVFSPSDFAFPHDAIVSETTPNTEMTLIVDLDLDKLTKLQNEGSVRNYLDRRRDLYRVEWFDSDT comes from the coding sequence ATGAGTCAGGATCAAACAGTCATTGAAGAAACCGAACATCATTTAGCGCTGCGTAATTTGCGCCTAGATGATTACAACGACGTTAAAGCGTTAATGGATAACGTGTATGCAAACGTTGGAGGAGCTTGGCCTTATAACAACTTTAAGGCACAAGTCACCACGTTCCCCGAAGGTCAAATATGTATTGAAGACAAAGGAAAGGTGGTGGCGTTCGCTATCTCAGTCATTGTGGATTACGACCAATTTGGCGACAAACACAGCTACGATGAAATTACTGGCGATGCTTATCTTACTACTCACGATCCAAATGGAGACGTATTGTATGGTGTTGAAGTCATCGTTTGCCCCGACTATCGTGGGCTAAGACTAGGCCGACGTTTGTATGAGGCGCGCAAAGAGTTATGTAGAAACCTGAACTTGAAATCAATAATGGCTGGCGGGCGGATTCCTACTTATAAAAATTATGCGAAAGAACTGTCTCCCTATGAATACATTGAACAAGTAAAATCTAAAGACATTTACGATCCTATTCTCACTTTTCAGCTATCAAATGGTTTTGAAGTAAAACAGGTCCTCAGCGCCTATTTGCCTGAGGATGAAGCCTCGAAAGGCTATGCCACGCTACTGCAATGGCACAACATCTATTATGAGCCTAATAATCCATCGCTTATAACTGGTCGTAAGTCGAGCGCCCGTATCGGATGTATTCAATGGCAAATGCGTTACTTCAACAATGTAGAAGAACTCCTTCAGCAAGTTGAATATTTCGTAGACGCATTATCGGATTATTCCTGCGATGTGGCATTGTTTCCTGAATTTTTTAACGCACCGTTAATGGGGCTGAGCCCGTCTGATACTTCAATTGATGCAATATGGCACTTAGCCACCTATACCGATGAAATTCTGACTTCTATTTCGCACCTTGCTGTGTCGTACAATATTACTATTATTGCGGGCTCTATGCCTGTGGTAGAAGAAGATGAGCTATACAACGTTAGCTATATTTGTAAGCGGGATGGCACCATAGAAAGTCAGTACAAACTGCACCTTACCCCACACGAAAAGAAAGATTGGATAATGAAAGGCGGTAATAGCCTTAAAGTGTTCGATACAGATTTCGGGAAAATCGGGGTACTGATATGTTACGACGTGGAATTTCCTGAACTTGCACGGTTGCTATCTGAGCAAGAAATGCAGATTCTATTTGTTCCTTTTTGGACAGATACCAAAAACGGCTATCTACGGGTTAGACGTTGCGCCCAAGCCCGCGCCATTGAAAATGAATGTTATGTGGCTATAGCAGGCAGTGTGGGTAACTTACCCAAAGTAGACAATGTTGATATTCAATACGGTCAAACTGCGGTGTTTTCACCTAGCGACTTTGCATTCCCCCACGATGCTATTGTGTCAGAAACCACGCCAAATACGGAAATGACGCTGATCGTAGACCTAGATTTAGATAAGCTGACTAAACTTCAAAATGAAGGTTCTGTTAGGAATTATCTAGATCGTCGTCGCGATTTGTATCGTGTAGAATGGTTTGACAGCGATACGTAA
- a CDS encoding alpha/beta fold hydrolase, whose translation MVFQSSANHIIDNNNVNVIGSGTKTLMLAHGFGCDQNMWKYLTPYLEQKYKIVLFDYVGCGKSNVSAFDKSRYEELEGYAQDVIDICEALELTEVTFIGHSVSGIIGYLASVIAPQHFSDFVLICPSPCFLNLPPDYFGGFEKEDLEELINLMDKNYIGWASYLAPLVMGGENDPTLVKELESSFCSTDPKYAKPFAKATFFSDYRNVLPTISFPSLILQSRSDSLAAVEVGKYMHEITPLSSLEVIDAHGHCLHMTNPITIAEKIEQFVS comes from the coding sequence ATGGTTTTTCAATCCAGTGCTAATCATATTATCGACAATAATAACGTAAACGTTATTGGATCAGGCACAAAAACACTTATGCTTGCACATGGATTTGGTTGTGACCAAAACATGTGGAAGTACCTTACCCCCTATCTTGAGCAAAAATACAAAATCGTGCTGTTTGACTATGTGGGTTGTGGAAAATCTAATGTTAGTGCTTTTGATAAATCTCGGTATGAAGAATTAGAAGGGTATGCACAAGATGTTATCGATATTTGTGAAGCGCTTGAGTTAACCGAGGTCACGTTTATTGGCCATTCAGTGAGCGGTATTATTGGCTACCTCGCTTCAGTTATCGCCCCGCAACATTTTTCAGATTTTGTATTGATATGCCCCTCTCCTTGTTTTCTGAATTTACCGCCAGACTACTTTGGCGGTTTCGAAAAAGAAGACTTGGAAGAGCTTATTAACCTAATGGACAAAAACTACATTGGATGGGCGAGTTACCTTGCGCCATTAGTGATGGGGGGAGAGAACGACCCCACTTTAGTTAAAGAACTGGAAAGCAGCTTTTGTTCTACCGACCCTAAATATGCGAAACCTTTTGCAAAGGCCACCTTCTTTTCCGATTATAGAAATGTCCTTCCGACAATTTCTTTTCCCTCTCTTATTCTGCAAAGTCGCAGCGACTCATTAGCAGCGGTCGAAGTGGGGAAATATATGCATGAAATAACACCTTTGTCATCGCTTGAAGTGATTGATGCTCACGGCCATTGTTTGCATATGACGAACCCCATCACTATTGCAGAAAAAATAGAGCAGTTTGTCTCTTGA
- a CDS encoding M48 family metallopeptidase → MIDGQLYQSEGSSVTPITASIEDNILVIRLINEDQCNANNGLEINESNAVANTDVINGESAEPLRFQQSEVNAKSKLGNLPREIILPNERLLVCTPSPLLNQWLDGGAGSRISQMETKKPWLIASVLLVPLLLYFIFVQGMPWAAVKFADQIPYSIKTVASQHTLSALDYSMLEPSTLPDWQREQLMMGFNAVVEQVSELGTENDIRVHFRDSDLIGPNAFALPDGTIVFTDDLVALVDGDQALLDAILLHEIGHVAQNHSMQMVAESLFATLAISYFFGDLSGAIESFMGIGSSVVQNQYSQKHEWQADNFAISKLKLMHRDTADFADVMRKLSNETDQQGAENSWFQSHPSTKARIENAESAAYND, encoded by the coding sequence ATGATAGATGGGCAGCTATATCAATCAGAAGGTTCATCGGTCACACCTATTACCGCGAGTATTGAAGATAATATACTGGTCATTCGTCTCATAAACGAGGACCAGTGTAATGCTAACAACGGCCTAGAAATAAACGAAAGTAATGCTGTCGCTAATACGGACGTGATCAATGGTGAAAGTGCCGAACCGTTAAGGTTTCAGCAATCTGAAGTTAATGCGAAGTCGAAACTGGGCAACTTGCCTCGAGAAATCATCTTACCTAATGAACGCTTACTGGTTTGTACTCCATCACCACTATTAAATCAGTGGTTAGATGGTGGGGCAGGTAGTCGTATCTCTCAAATGGAAACGAAAAAGCCTTGGTTAATTGCGAGTGTTTTATTAGTACCGCTTTTACTCTACTTTATTTTTGTACAGGGTATGCCATGGGCGGCCGTTAAATTTGCTGACCAAATACCATATTCCATTAAAACCGTAGCTTCACAGCATACGTTGAGTGCATTAGATTATTCTATGCTGGAGCCTAGCACGCTACCCGATTGGCAACGTGAGCAGTTAATGATGGGGTTCAACGCCGTTGTAGAGCAAGTTAGCGAACTCGGTACTGAGAATGATATTCGGGTACATTTCAGAGATTCCGATCTCATTGGCCCCAATGCCTTTGCGCTACCCGACGGTACCATCGTGTTTACCGATGATTTGGTTGCACTGGTAGATGGTGATCAAGCATTACTTGATGCCATATTGTTACACGAAATTGGCCATGTGGCGCAAAACCATTCCATGCAAATGGTGGCCGAGTCTTTATTTGCCACCCTGGCGATAAGTTACTTTTTCGGCGATTTAAGCGGAGCAATTGAGTCTTTTATGGGAATAGGTTCTAGTGTTGTACAAAACCAATACTCACAAAAGCATGAATGGCAAGCTGACAACTTTGCTATTTCGAAATTAAAATTAATGCACCGAGATACCGCTGACTTTGCGGACGTAATGCGTAAACTATCGAACGAAACTGACCAGCAGGGCGCTGAAAATAGCTGGTTTCAATCTCATCCCTCAACAAAAGCACGTATAGAGAATGCTGAAAGCGCAGCATATAATGATTGA
- a CDS encoding YjgN family protein, with the protein MSSNIDYSTYSLEELKQARATIDEIEHPERAQELEERIVKFQSSGNPSTETSSTVSTASVLRKGKVTFHGKASEFFSIWIVNLLLSIVTLGIYSAWAKVRTNRYFYGNTEIDGHRFSYLANPLQILKGRIIAVCLFASYFILSAVSPIAGAVMVLALMLLTPFMIVLGQRFSMRMTGYRNVRFKFNGGFGGAFVVFVVLPIVSMFTLYLMLPWALKKIDEYLVDESAFGDSRFTTKLSTGSYYLASLGAVGIVVAVFIVGASAMGFGFSSLIETLEDGAPLVMLALIGMYLIAFAISSSFYTALIRNHIYENSEIPNVAQFNSNVGVMPLVWLRTTNVIAIVLSLGGAIPWAKIRSAHFFANATEVTVLSGIDSVTSINTGSVGATAEEAATLFDVDVALG; encoded by the coding sequence ATGTCATCAAATATTGATTACTCAACGTATTCATTGGAAGAATTGAAGCAAGCTCGCGCCACAATTGACGAAATTGAGCACCCAGAACGGGCGCAAGAGTTAGAAGAGCGAATTGTGAAGTTTCAATCATCAGGAAATCCTTCCACAGAAACTTCCTCCACAGTATCTACCGCAAGTGTTTTAAGAAAAGGTAAGGTTACCTTTCATGGTAAAGCGTCGGAATTCTTTTCTATTTGGATTGTGAACCTATTGCTTAGTATTGTGACACTGGGTATCTATTCTGCGTGGGCAAAAGTAAGAACCAATCGATATTTTTATGGAAATACTGAAATTGACGGTCATCGGTTTTCCTATCTAGCGAATCCATTACAAATTTTAAAAGGCCGTATTATTGCGGTGTGTTTATTTGCTAGTTATTTCATTTTAAGTGCAGTAAGTCCTATTGCAGGCGCAGTCATGGTGTTGGCTTTAATGCTACTCACGCCCTTTATGATAGTGCTTGGTCAGCGTTTCAGTATGCGTATGACGGGCTATCGAAATGTTCGATTTAAATTCAATGGTGGCTTTGGTGGCGCGTTTGTGGTTTTCGTAGTATTGCCTATCGTTAGCATGTTTACCTTGTATTTAATGTTGCCATGGGCGCTTAAGAAGATAGACGAATACCTAGTTGACGAATCTGCTTTCGGTGACAGTAGATTTACTACGAAATTGAGCACGGGATCTTATTATCTTGCTTCACTTGGCGCTGTGGGTATAGTCGTGGCAGTGTTTATCGTTGGTGCTAGTGCAATGGGTTTTGGCTTTAGTAGCCTTATTGAAACGTTAGAAGACGGCGCACCTTTAGTGATGCTCGCTCTGATCGGCATGTACCTTATTGCTTTTGCCATTTCATCTAGCTTTTATACCGCCCTTATTCGCAATCATATTTATGAAAATAGTGAAATACCAAACGTGGCGCAGTTTAATTCTAATGTGGGTGTAATGCCTTTGGTATGGCTTAGAACCACTAACGTTATTGCTATTGTTCTTTCCTTAGGGGGCGCTATTCCATGGGCGAAAATTCGCAGTGCTCATTTCTTTGCTAATGCAACTGAGGTCACTGTGTTATCAGGTATTGATAGCGTTACGTCCATTAATACCGGTTCTGTGGGCGCGACAGCTGAAGAAGCGGCTACGTTGTTCGATGTTGATGTCGCGTTAGGCTAG